DNA sequence from the Leuconostoc lactis genome:
GCGCTTTGACTTACAAGAAGGCTTTCCACTTCTCACAACCAAGAAAGTTTTCTTTGGGTTAATTAAATCCGAACTACTCTGGTTTTTGCGTGGCGATAACAACATTCGTTTCCTATTGCAACATAACAACCACATTTGGGATGAGTGGGCCTTTAAAAACTGGGTAGAATCAAACGATTATACCGGTCCTGATATGACCAACTTTGGCCATCGCGCAGAAACTGACCCTGAATTTGCGGCCGTCTATCAAGCGCAAAAAGCGATTTTTGTCGACAAAATTTTAAACGACGACGCCTTCATGGAAAAATTTGGTTACGTAGGTGACGTCTATGGCAAGCTCTGGCGTGGTTGGGAAACGAGCAGTGTCACAGCTGGTACCGAGACTGTTGATCAAGTGGCGCGCTTAGTTGAAGAGATTAAAACAACGCCTGACTCTCGCCGCCTTATTTTGACAGCCTGGAATGCTGATACAACGCCGCAAGCCCCCTTGCCTTCATGCCACGTCTTGAGTCAATTCTATGTCGCTGATGGCAAATTAAGCCTTCAGTTGTATCAACGTTCAGGTGATTTCTTCTTGGGTGTGCCATTCAACATTGCGTCATATTCACTTTTGTTGCATATGATGGCCGCGCAAACCGGTTATGAAGTGGGTGACTTTGTGCACACAATCGGTGACACGCACATTTATAACAACCACGTGGATCAAATCACAGAACAACTCTCACGTCCGATGCACCCGCTACCAAAGTTATGGTTAAATCCGGACGTTAAATCAATTTTTGATTACACGATGGATGACATTAAGGTGCTTGATTATGAAAGTGAAGCCCCAATTAAGGCACCGGTCGCTGTTTAAGGCGTTATCGACCAACTGAAAGGACCTCATCATGAAAATTAGACCGTTGGAAAAAAGGGATTTACCTTATATTTATCAACAGGAGAATTCCCGAAAAGTCATGGCGCTATGGTTTCAAGAGGCTTATACGTCATTTGAAGAACTACAACTGCTCTATGAACGCCATATCTTAGATCAGACTGAGCGTCGGTTTGTCGTTGAAGATGACGACCAATTTATCGGCGTCGTCGAGTTAATGTATATCGACATGTTACATCGACATACCGAAATTCAAATTATTATTCATCCCGACCATCAAGGCCTTGGCTTTGCGCAATCAGCTATTCGTGCGGGCGTTGAATATGCTTTCCAAGTATTGAACATGCATAAGGTCTATCTGTACGTTGACGTGGCTAATGCCGCAGCCATCCATATCTACAAGAAGGTTGGCTTCAAAGAAGAAGGTATTTTACGCGAACACTTCTTTGCCGAAGGTCAATATCACGACAGTATGATGATGGGCATTTTGGCAAAAGAATTTACCACTAATTAGCAAAAAGACTGAACACCATATTGGTGTTCAGTCTTTTTTGTCAATCTTTACGGTATCGCATCCCAATAAAAAAACTTGTTCCTTAGGAAACAAGTTTGAGATTCAGAACTTCTCGGCGAACTGAATAATCGCAAACACTGAAAGCGTTTACAATACTATTATATCAATTTTTAATAAATGGTCAACCCGCTAAATACAATGCGTTTAGCCTTGGGCATCAATCATTTGTGACCCTAATTCAAAGTTATGTGAGTAGTCAACTGGGATGTCCACCACTACTGGTCCTTCAGATGCAAAGGCTTCATCAAGTACCGCATTCAGTTCATCTGGTGTGTTGACACGTAGCCCCTTGGCACCAAAACTTTCAGCATACTTCACCAAGTCGATGTTACCAAAATCAACACCGGCTGAGCGACCGTCATACTTCATTTCTTCTTGGAACTTGACCATGTCATAGTGGGCGTTGTCATTCCACACAATATGCACGGTGTTTAACTTCAAACGAACAGCAGTTTCTAATTCCATTGATGAGAAGAAGAAGCCACCATCACCAGAAACCGACACCGCCTTGGCATTTGGACGTAACATCGCTGCTGTCATGGCCCATGGCAAACCAACACCAAGTGTTTGCATCCCATTTGAAATCAAGAAGTGACGGGCAACGTATGACTTGAAGTGACGCGCCATCCAGATGTAGTGTGACCCAATATCAGTTGCCACAGTCATATCATCCGTCACATGCGCTTGGATTGCTTTAATGATGTTTAATGGATGGTTCAAATGGCCTTGCGCTGGCGTATAAGTTGGTTCGTCTGACGCACGCAAATCCGCCTTCAATGTCTTCAAAACAGCCTGACTATCAACAGGTAATTCATAACCAGCCACACGTTCTGTTAATAAGTCCAAGCTTTGACCCAAATCACCCACAAGTTGACGCTTTGGCATAAAGTTATTGTCGATTTGTACCGGTGTTGTATCCAACGCCACAATGTTCAAATCATTTTCTTTGTTCCAGTTACGTGGTTCGTATTCAATCGCATCATAACCGATCGTGATGACCAAGTCAGATTGCTTCAACAACTTGTCCCCTGTTTGGTTACGGAAGAAACCAATGCGGCCAAAGAATGTTTCTGGTTCCAATTCACGAGAAATAACCCCTGAACCTTGGAATGTTTCTACGACTGGTAGCGTTGTTTGCTTCAACAACTTGTGCAAAGCCGCAACTGTCTCATCGTCAGAACCACGTGCGCCAACCAACAAAACTGGTAACTTAGCTTGCTTGATTTGTTCAGCTAACCAATCCAAATCAGCTAAGGCTGCTGCCCCTTGCTTGGCATAAGGCATTGGTGGCAAGGCTTCAACTGACACGGGTGCATCATCCACATCTTGTGGTAATGAAACAAAGGCTGCCCCTTTTTTAGCGCCATTAGCAGCCGCAAAAGCGTTCGCAATAATTTCTGAAATGTTATTTGGATCTTGAATTTCTGAACTATAATTCGTAATTGGGGCAAACAGTGCCACTGAATTCGTTGATTGGTGCGTCAAACGATACAAGTCTTTACGTGGTACTTGACCACCAATAGCCACTACGGGGTCGCTTTCAGCACTTGCTGTCATCAAACCACTCACCAAGTTACCCACACCAGGACCTGATGTGACAATCGTGACACCTGGCTTACCGGTAATACGCGCAAAAGCTTGTGCCATAAAGACCGCATTTTGTTCGTGACGCGTCACAATTAATTTTGGCACTTTTTGACCAGAGGCTGGATGTTCCAACGTCGTAAAGAGACGATCAATCTTGGCACCGGGAATCCCGAAAACCAAATCAATCCCATGGTTCGTCAAGCTATCTGCAACAATATCTGCACCGTACTTTTGATCTGACATTTGATATCAAGGGTAATTAACGCGCTGACCGACACTTAAGCAAGACAAGCCGATCATTAACTACCCATTCCTCCATTTTTTTCAATAAGCCTATCATAGCACTTTTTAGCTGGTAATGGTCAAAAAAACTTTGTGAAATTCATCGTTATATCAATGTTCTTCCCTTCACAAACTCACAATTTGACCAAATAAAAAAAGTTATCCGAATTGGATAACTTTTACGTTTAATCACTAAATTCAAAGACAAAGTCTGAGTTATTGATGCGGACATCATCCCCATCTTTGGCCCCAGCAGCACGTAAGGCATCATCGACACCCATGTGACGCAATTGGCGACCAAAACGCATAATCGTGGCATCACGCTGAATGTTGGTCATCAAGAACAACTTTTCAACTTCAGCACCACCAACAACCCATTGCTCAGAATCTTCATCCCATTCAATTGTAAAGTCATGCTTTTCTGGCTTAAACTCATACGTCTTTTCAGTCGGTGTGGCTTCAACGACTGGCCGATAACTTTCTGGTGCTGGTGCAGTCGCCAAAGTATCGGCCGTGACACGCATCAACTCCTGGACGCCATCACGCGTCAAAGCTGAGATTGGCATAATCTTTGGTTGTGTTGGTAAGCCTGAATCAGCAGCTACTTGTTCCCGGAATTTCACCAAATTATCGGCTGAATCCGGCATATCCATTTTAGTTGGCACAATAATGTGTGGTCGTGCCAAAATGGTTTCATCATATTGTTGTAATTCGTCAAGAATCTTACGGTATTGCGTATACGGATCCGTGCCTTCAATCCCTGACATGTCAACCAAGTGCAAGATGACCTTCGTTCGTTCAACGTGACGTAAGAATTGGAAACCTAACCCAACACCTTGAGCCGCGCCTTCAATCAATCCTGGTAAGTCCGCCATGACAAAGTCACGTTCATCTGGCAAACGCACCATCCCAATGTTGGGGGCTAACGTTGTAAAGTGATATGCGGCCACTTTTGGCTTCGCATTCGACACAACTGACAGCAACGTTGACTTACCCGCTGATGGGAAACCAACTAGCCCAACATCTGCCAAAACTCTTAATTCGAGCTTCAAATTCCGAACTTCACCTGGTTCACCGTTTTCTGATAATTCCGGTGCGGGGTTGGCTGGGGTGGCAAAATGAATATTACCACGGCCACCACGACCACCCTTGGCAACAACCAGTTCTTGTCCGTTTTCAAGCATATCGCCCAAAACTTCACCGGTATCGGCGTCTTTCACGATTGTACCCTGTGGGATTTTAATATAGCGGTCATCGGATGACGCACCTGTCATCCCCTTTGTGCCTCCATTACCACCTGGTTGTGCTTTAAAATGTCGGTTATAACGGAAGTCCATCAGAGTACGTAACCCTTCATCGACTTTCAAAATGATTGAGCCACCATGCCCACCATCACCACCAAAAGGCCCGCCCATTGCGACGAACTTTTCGTGACGGAAAGACACAATACCGTCTCCCCCTTTACCGGCTTTTACTTCAATTTCTGCTTGATCTACGAATGCCATAGTTTGATTGCGCGCAACTTGTTGCCTCACACACGACCGTCCAGCTGCAAAAGCCTGATTCGTGCGTGTCGTTGCGCCCCCCTTCTCCTTGTCTGCCTACCGAGGTAAGCTTGCGATATTTTAATACTCTAGTTTACCATAAAAAACAACTTCATGCGACTATTATGCCGTGACTCAGGCACCCGACTGCAAACTGAGGTGAATGACCCGTGCCAGTTTTTCATTAATACCAATGGCCTGTAAGTCAGCGATTGAAGCCGCGGCAATTTTTGGTAGTGACCCAAATTCACGCAAAAGTTTTTGCCGGGTCTTAGGCCCGACACCATCAATCCTATCAAGTCGTGACGCTAACGTGTTTTTACTGCGTAACTGTCGATGGAAACTGACGGCAAAACGGTGCACCTCTTCTTGTACCCGCTGAATTAAGAAGAACCCTTCAGATTGTTTGTCAAAGGTCACCACTTTTCCCGTATGGCCATCAATGAGATCAGCAGTCTTATGTTTATCATTTTTAACCATGGCCGCAATTGGAACATGCGTGAGGCCTAATTCATCTACCAGAACTTCTTTGGCAGCATTGAGCTGAATCTCGCCGCCATCCATTAAAATCAAATCGGGCATCTCGCCACCTTCTTTTAACAGACGGGAATAGCGCCGACGAATAACTTCTTGCGTTTCCGCCCATTCATCCGCATGATCAACAGACTTAATTTTATACTTCCGGTAGAGGTCCTTATTTGGCACACCATCTTCAAATACCACCATCGCACTCACAATTTCAACCCCTTGCGTATGTGAATGGTCAAAAGCTTCAATCCGATGGCCCATGGGAATATGCAAAGCATCGGTAATTTCACGCATGGCGCCTGTGGTTTTCTTTTCATTGAGTTGCATCAAGCGGAATTTTTCTTCTAGCGCAATGCGGGCGTTTTTTTGGGCTAAATCCAGCAAATCACGTTTTTCACCTCGTACTGGGATGCGAACGGGGACGCCCAATGCTTCAGTTAGTGCTGCGGTATCAATCCCTTTTGGTACTAGGACTTCGTTAGGCTTTTGAATGTTGCGCTGCGCATAAAATTGTTGAATAAAATTCATCATTTCTTCATCAGCGGAGCCAACGACCGAAAATGTTTGTTTAAACTGCCGGATTAGGCGGGCTTGCCGAAGGAAAAAGACCTCAACGGTCATCCAACCTTTATCCAAATGATAGTTGAACAAATCACGCGGCGTGGTATCTTTTGACAGCACTCGTTGACTTTCGACCGTTTCATCAATATATTTCAATTGATCCCGTAAATCAGCGGCTTGTTCAAAAGCTAACGCCTCTGCTGCGGCTGCCATTTTCTCAGCAATGGCTTTTTTAACGGCAGCCGTATCCCCATCCAAAAAACGTTTAATCTGGTCAACTTGGGCTGCGTATTCAGCCTCTGGTACTTCATGCCAACAAGCGCCCAAACATTGCCCCATATTATAGTACAAGCATGGCCGACCCTGAAAGCCGTTACAGCGGCGCAAGGGATAGTTTTTTTCCAAAAAACGTAATGTTTCTTGGGCTGCAAACACGTTAGGATAGGGGCCAAAATAAAAACCACCATCTTTTTTAACTTCATTAACCATGGCCATTTTGGGATCACGTTCTTTGGTAATTTTAATGTACGGATAGCCTGTGCCATACTTGAGTCGAATGTTGTAGTATGGCTTGTATTTTTTGATTAACTCATTTTCCAACAAAAAGGCTTCTTTGTCAGAATTGGTCACGATATAATCAAAATCCACAATATTTTGGACCAATTCAGCCGTTTTACCTGTGTGATCTTGCTTAAAGTAAGACCGGACGCGGTTTTTAAGGTTTTTGGCCTTCCCCACGTAGATAATTTTGCCACTCTGGTCTTTCATTTGATATGACCCAGGTTCTGCTGGCAGTAACGCGAGTTTTTGTTCAATGTGTTGTGATGGATTTGCTAACATAGTTTTATTATACCAAGCCACGCAAGCATTTTGGTCGAAAATAAAAACACGCGTTCGCGTGTTTCTCATTTTAATTATGCTTCATGTTGTAAGGCTGCACCAATAAAGTCATGGTACAAACCTTCTGGACGATCCGGACGTGAGAGGAATTCTGGATGGTACTGTGCTGCAACGAAGAAATCATTCTTTGGATATTCAATCACTTCCATCAAACGATTGTCTGGTGACGTTGCCGCAAAGACCATGC
Encoded proteins:
- a CDS encoding thymidylate synthase, which gives rise to MSKNEQQYLDLAQKILAEGNLKGDRTGTGTHSLFGTQMRFDLQEGFPLLTTKKVFFGLIKSELLWFLRGDNNIRFLLQHNNHIWDEWAFKNWVESNDYTGPDMTNFGHRAETDPEFAAVYQAQKAIFVDKILNDDAFMEKFGYVGDVYGKLWRGWETSSVTAGTETVDQVARLVEEIKTTPDSRRLILTAWNADTTPQAPLPSCHVLSQFYVADGKLSLQLYQRSGDFFLGVPFNIASYSLLLHMMAAQTGYEVGDFVHTIGDTHIYNNHVDQITEQLSRPMHPLPKLWLNPDVKSIFDYTMDDIKVLDYESEAPIKAPVAV
- the alsS gene encoding acetolactate synthase AlsS — translated: MSDQKYGADIVADSLTNHGIDLVFGIPGAKIDRLFTTLEHPASGQKVPKLIVTRHEQNAVFMAQAFARITGKPGVTIVTSGPGVGNLVSGLMTASAESDPVVAIGGQVPRKDLYRLTHQSTNSVALFAPITNYSSEIQDPNNISEIIANAFAAANGAKKGAAFVSLPQDVDDAPVSVEALPPMPYAKQGAAALADLDWLAEQIKQAKLPVLLVGARGSDDETVAALHKLLKQTTLPVVETFQGSGVISRELEPETFFGRIGFFRNQTGDKLLKQSDLVITIGYDAIEYEPRNWNKENDLNIVALDTTPVQIDNNFMPKRQLVGDLGQSLDLLTERVAGYELPVDSQAVLKTLKADLRASDEPTYTPAQGHLNHPLNIIKAIQAHVTDDMTVATDIGSHYIWMARHFKSYVARHFLISNGMQTLGVGLPWAMTAAMLRPNAKAVSVSGDGGFFFSSMELETAVRLKLNTVHIVWNDNAHYDMVKFQEEMKYDGRSAGVDFGNIDLVKYAESFGAKGLRVNTPDELNAVLDEAFASEGPVVVDIPVDYSHNFELGSQMIDAQG
- the uvrC gene encoding excinuclease ABC subunit UvrC, with amino-acid sequence MLANPSQHIEQKLALLPAEPGSYQMKDQSGKIIYVGKAKNLKNRVRSYFKQDHTGKTAELVQNIVDFDYIVTNSDKEAFLLENELIKKYKPYYNIRLKYGTGYPYIKITKERDPKMAMVNEVKKDGGFYFGPYPNVFAAQETLRFLEKNYPLRRCNGFQGRPCLYYNMGQCLGACWHEVPEAEYAAQVDQIKRFLDGDTAAVKKAIAEKMAAAAEALAFEQAADLRDQLKYIDETVESQRVLSKDTTPRDLFNYHLDKGWMTVEVFFLRQARLIRQFKQTFSVVGSADEEMMNFIQQFYAQRNIQKPNEVLVPKGIDTAALTEALGVPVRIPVRGEKRDLLDLAQKNARIALEEKFRLMQLNEKKTTGAMREITDALHIPMGHRIEAFDHSHTQGVEIVSAMVVFEDGVPNKDLYRKYKIKSVDHADEWAETQEVIRRRYSRLLKEGGEMPDLILMDGGEIQLNAAKEVLVDELGLTHVPIAAMVKNDKHKTADLIDGHTGKVVTFDKQSEGFFLIQRVQEEVHRFAVSFHRQLRSKNTLASRLDRIDGVGPKTRQKLLREFGSLPKIAAASIADLQAIGINEKLARVIHLSLQSGA
- a CDS encoding GNAT family N-acetyltransferase translates to MKIRPLEKRDLPYIYQQENSRKVMALWFQEAYTSFEELQLLYERHILDQTERRFVVEDDDQFIGVVELMYIDMLHRHTEIQIIIHPDHQGLGFAQSAIRAGVEYAFQVLNMHKVYLYVDVANAAAIHIYKKVGFKEEGILREHFFAEGQYHDSMMMGILAKEFTTN
- the obgE gene encoding GTPase ObgE; this encodes MAFVDQAEIEVKAGKGGDGIVSFRHEKFVAMGGPFGGDGGHGGSIILKVDEGLRTLMDFRYNRHFKAQPGGNGGTKGMTGASSDDRYIKIPQGTIVKDADTGEVLGDMLENGQELVVAKGGRGGRGNIHFATPANPAPELSENGEPGEVRNLKLELRVLADVGLVGFPSAGKSTLLSVVSNAKPKVAAYHFTTLAPNIGMVRLPDERDFVMADLPGLIEGAAQGVGLGFQFLRHVERTKVILHLVDMSGIEGTDPYTQYRKILDELQQYDETILARPHIIVPTKMDMPDSADNLVKFREQVAADSGLPTQPKIMPISALTRDGVQELMRVTADTLATAPAPESYRPVVEATPTEKTYEFKPEKHDFTIEWDEDSEQWVVGGAEVEKLFLMTNIQRDATIMRFGRQLRHMGVDDALRAAGAKDGDDVRINNSDFVFEFSD